The sequence GCGGGAGTTGCAGGGCCAGGAGTGGCTTGATGTGTTCTGCGGCTTCCTCCGGGAGATCGGGCGGGGGTTGGGCAAGCCGGTACTGACGGACTCCGAGAGCGACTATGGCCGTCCGGTGCTCGGCTTCGACGTCGAGGCTGATCGAGTCGCCCTCCTCGCAGGCCCGCAGGTCGAGTGACTGAGGCCGACGGCTGCGGTTCGTAGAAGGTTCCTACGCGAACTCGGTCTCACGGAATAGGCACGCATCACGCCTGAGCCCATGGAAGGCGGCGCTACGGCAGGGGGTGCCGGGCTCCTCGCGCTCACCCCTCTCGACGCCTCAATCAGCCTCGTAGCTCCTCCGCCCGCTTGCGTAGGGCGAGCCGGTCGACCTTCCGGTTCGAGTTCAGCGGGAACTCGTCAAGGTGTACGTATCGGCGGGGAAGAACCGTGTACGGCAGCACAGCGCGCACGCCATTAGCCAACGTCGACTCCGGCACTTCGTCGCCGGTGTAGAAGACGATCAGCTCCGTGCCGTGCTCCGCGGGCTTGGGGACGGTGACCGCGTCGCGCACCCCGTCGCATTCGCTTACCACATGGTCTACTTCCGCGAGCTCAATGCGCCACGCGTGCACCTTCACCTGCGAGTCCAGGCGTCCGATGTAGGAGAGGTCGCCGTCGGGGGTCGCGCGCACCCGGTCACCTGTGCGGTACCAGCGCCGGCCGTCGAGGTCGACGAACCGGCCTTCGTTTTCGGCCGGATCGAGATAGCCGGTCGATATCTGCGGACCGGTGACCCACAGCTCGCCCTCCACAGAGGACTGTTCCCCTTGCTCAGTCACCAGTCGGAAGTCATGGCCGGCATGCACCTTGCCGATCGGCACGGTGCCGTTGACGCCGCGTTTTTTCGACTCTTCCCCCAGCCAGCGGTGCCAGCAGATGCCGATCGAGAACTCGGTCGGCCCGTAGATGTTGTCCAACTTCGATCCCGGCGCGGCCACCAGCCAGTCCTCGACGTCCTGGCAGCGAAGTGCCTCCCCACCGAAGAACGACCACCTCAGGCCGTTGAGTGCGCCCTTCTCCAGCCCTTCCATCTCCCGGGTCATCCAGATGCCACTGGGCGTGGAGTTCCATACGGTGATCCCGTGCTCAGCAACGTATGCGGGAAGGTCCCGGTAAGCCGACGGCGGGACTTCCTGCAGCGTCGCTCCCGCACCCCATGCGGCGAACACGTCATGTATGCCAAGATCGAAATTCAGGTCAAAGGTCTGAGAGAACACATCATTCGACCCGAAGTCGCAACGGCGGTCAAGCTCGCCGAAATAGGTTGCGAAACCGCGATGCGAGATCGGAACCCCCTTGGGGACTCCCGTTGAACCCGATGTGAAAAGAATGTATGCTGGGCCATCGGCCGCGACTTGGACTGGTGCCGAAAGCGCCGAATCCGAAGTCACCGGGATGGTCGGAAAATTGTCGGCAAGACCGTCGGTGTCTAGCACCCTCACGGTCATTTCCTCGTCGAGGATCTCCGGCAGAACCGCCAGACCGCGATCGTCAGCGATCAGCTTGTCCACCCCGGCCATCTTCATCATCCGGCGGGTCAGTTTGGCGGGAAAGCTCGGCTGTAGTGGAACAACGGTGCCACCCGCGTACAGCACTGCGAGCAGGCCCACGTAGGCCGCCCTGCTCTTGCCCGCCAGCACTCCTACCGAGCCATGAGAGCCATCCGCCATGAGCGAGCCGGCCCAGAGCAAAGCCGTCTCGTGTGCCTGCCGATAGGTGACAAGATCCGACCCGACCCGTACGGCGTCACGGTCGGGGGATATCTCCAATCCGCGCAAGAATCGCTCGATCAATGTGAGAGACATAAACTCTGTCAACCCCTATCTCTCTGCTATAAGAGCGTTCTTCAGCGCGATGGTTAGTCTCCTACTCTCAAACCAATAGATTACTGATCGACGCGCCGAACTGTACTGACATCCGTCAGGTGCATCGGCCATGGGCAGGGGCACTGCATGAAGCGGATCCGTCCGGTTCATGTGCCTCGTCCATGACGTCGCGTCATGTCCCGTACTGGGGCCAAGAAGCAGCGCAGGCACGGCGCCGGTGATCACGTGGTTGTCGAGACCCATGAGAACCGAACGAGACCGTGCCTCCCCCTGCACCATACGCGTCGCGCTGGAGCACCTGGCTCACGCTGCTTCTTGCACACCCCTCATCGACGCCTTCGGTCTGCGTCCCTTCCTGGACGCGGTGCCCCACCCGCGGGATCGCAGGGGTCGGGAGCAGGCACTGACCAGCACCGTAGCTGCCGCCGCCAGCAGCGCGGACAGCGGGCGGTGCGTCCGTGATCCACTTGCCGATCGTAGCTCGCCGTCGGGCCCCTGAGCCGCGATGATCGGCATGGAGCCTTTGTCAACCTCACTTTGAGCAGGTCAGGTGGAGGGTGAGGACGGCTTGGACGAGGCCGGTGATTCGGACGGTGCTGCTGCGGAGTTTCCGCAGCAGGCGCCAGGTCTTTAGGGTCGCCATGGCTTGCTCGCCGAGGGCCCGGATGGGGACGCGCGGCGTTGACCGCGTGTTGACCTGCCGAGAGCCGGTCCCACCGGCCGCGGCAGGGCACCCGCACGGTGCCGCCCGCGCCCGGCGACCCAGCCCGCTGGGACTGGGGCGGCGACAGCCCCTGACCGCCCACCACTCAGTCGGGTGAAGACACTGCCGCGGCGGAACCCTCCCAGGGCGCCCGGGCGTAGTGCCGTACATGAACTCGATCAACGAGACGCACGTGAGCGAGCCGGGCCTGCTCGTCGTCGACGTCGCGGCCGCCGACGACGCCACCGCCCTGACCTTCCAGCAGCTGCTCGCCGATCGGTGGGCGACGTCGCCCGCACAACACACGACGCGGGACGCCGGCGAGCCCGGAGTACGGCTGCGCTGCTACCTGGACCTGCGCCAGCCGATCAGCCCGGCCGCACCGGCCGAAGGCCTGCCACCGGCCAGCGCAGCCGCATTTCGGTGACGAGCCTGCGCCCGGCGGACACCGGCCGCCTGCTGACGTACTCCCGCACTGCCAGCAGGCGGCCCGGGTGTCCGGTCTCGCTGGAAGCGAGGCAGTCTCGCTCAATCCGAGGTGTCTGACTGAGGTGCTCCGGCCCGCTGCCACGGGCCGGGGCACCTGCGACTCTCGGTCGCGGTCAGGAGGATGTGGTGGGCATCAGGTAGTTGACCAGGATCATTCCGAGGCCAGCGATGCTGATGAAGGCCGTACTTCCGGCGCGTATCCCGTCCCATCTCCTTGCACCGTGCGAGACAGCCACAATTGCGGACATGAGGCCAAAGATGCACGCCACGGACAGAACGAACAGCACGGACAGGACCTTGACGGTCACGAAGTCTCCCCTCCAAGCAAGTCCGGCAGGGGAGGCCAGTCCGATGCCACGCAGGCAGCCGAGCCTGAACACCCCTGCTGGCATGAGCAACAGACGTGATCACGCGAGTGCGGCCGACGCGCACGCGCAAGGCGTGTTGGCTGCCTGCTCTCATCGCTCCGGCACGGACATGTGCGGCTGCCTCAGATCACAGGGAGACTTGCCCTAATCCCTCAGAGGTCGGCGGGATTCACCTAGTGGAACATCGCAGGGCCCCGGACCATTCCCAACTACCGCGCCGATTCGGAAAGTCGTGGCCGAATACCTCAGACCGAACGAGACAGTGTGTGCTCTGGGGGTCTCGCTCAAACTGAGCTATGCAGGTCAGAGCGCCGAAGTGCCTCACGTTCAGCAAGACGGGACACCGGGCGGAACGGCCGCTGCGGTATGGCCGCGCCGCCGCACGGCGCGAGCCCGGCCGCGCTGCGCGGCCGGGCCCTGAAGTGGTCTGTGGGGTTCTCGACCTTCTGCTGAGCGTCTCGCCGAACCAGGCGGCTGTCATCACCCACAAGGGTGGCGCTCGCTCACGCCGCGGCGGGGCCTCCTTCTCCTGCTGCTGAGCTTTCACCAGGGCGGCCAGCGGGGAGCGTCGCCCGCGGCTGACGTTGCGCATTGCTGGTAGCTCCCTGCCCTGATGAGGATCCGCGATTTTGGCTCTGTCCGCAGTTTCGTGAAGCCCTGAGACGTGGCTGGATGTGGGGTCTGCCCTACCTCGTGCCCGGGGGCTTGTAGGAGTGCCTGAGGCCAGCAGTGCATGATCCCCTGTTCGCACGTGAACCGTGCGAGAGAAGGTGGATATGAAGTCTCGGATCGGATACGCCGCGTGGGTTGCAGGTGTGGCGCAGTTCTTTGTGGCCCACGTGATCGCCGAATCAGCTTGGGCCAGACCATACAGTTGGGCGCGGAACAACATCAGCGACTTAGGTAACGCGCACTGCGCCATGCAGTCGGAACCCGAACCCCGCTATATCTGCTCGCCCGAACACGGCCTGATGAACGCCTCGTTCATCACTTTGGGGACGCTCCTCGCCGTCGGTGTCTTCTTCACCGGCGCTGTATGGCGCAGAGGCGCGAGCCCGCTCGTGGTGCGGTGGCTGCTGGCCTGCGCCGGCATGGGATTCGTGATCACCGGGCTGGCGCCTGCGGACGTCCACGAGAACCAGCATGTCCTGGGTGCGCTGCTCATCATGGCCATGGGCAACATCGGGCTTGTGCTAGCGGGCGTAGGACTGGCGGACGATGTGCCGGGTCCGCTGCGCTGGGCGACCAGCCTGCTGGGGGTAACGGCGCTCATAGCCTTTGGGCTCTTCCTCTCCCACCGCTATCTCGGACTCGGGATGGGCGGCATGGAGCGGGTAGCGGCATTTCCCCTCTTGGTATGGGCATTGGTAACCGGAGTCCGCGGCCTGTTCCACCAGGCGACTCGCATGCGGATGCAGGATGCGCCGCCGAAAAGACATGGCATGCAGGCCTCTCACAGCTGATGCTGCTTCGTGCGGTCGGCTCGTTCGCGGTCAGGTGAGATCATGGCTGAGTGAGGATTCTTGCCCGAAGGAGCGCGAAGGAGGCTCGGCCGTACATAGCTCGCTTGAGTGTTTTCACCCGGTTTACGTGTCCCTCGACGACGCCAGAGCTCCAGGGCAGGGTCAGACCGGCGGTTACGGCGTCGAGGTCCTGGCGGAGGAAGCCGGCGAAGCCCTTCATCGGCTTCGGTGCGTCCTGCTCGGCCTGCCGGATCCACTCCAGCAAGAGGTATCCGCGCTGGTGACGGACCAGGTCGGCGAACGCCCGAGCGAGATCACAGGCCCGGGCGATGTCGGGGCAGGCGAGCCGGACTTGAAGGAGTCGCTCGTCCTGGCTTTCGGTGAGCTTCTCCCGGGGCCGCATGATCCACGAGGTGATCTTGCGGGGGCTCGGAATGTCGACCCGGACCGGTTCGGCGGTGCCCGCGCGAAGGGCGGCGAGGTGTTGCGGACGACCTGGCGGCTGCCGCGGGAGCCGCGATCCTGGATCTCCAGGAACAGTCGGGTGCCGCTGACCTGGCCTTGGGCCTCGGTGAAGCGGGCGTTGAGATACGCCTTGAACGGCTCCAGCACCCCGTTGGGGCGGCGCTCGCGAGCGGAGGCCAGTAGCTCGTCGAGGTCGGTGTCGCGGAAGCGGCGCACGGTCTTGCGGTCGAGGTTCAAACGGCGGGCAATCGCGCTGATCGTCCAGCGTTTCTCCAGCAGGCGGTGAATGTCCTCGTAGCGATGGCGGGTGCGTTCGATGATCTGGGTGCGGGGCAGCTCCGCGGGCGGTAGCAGCATCGGGGGCGGCTCCGGCACCTCGGTCACCGTCTCCTCCTCGGCACGTTTGCGCAGGCAGTCGCGGTGCTGGTGGCAGGTCTTCTCCACCGCCGCGGACAGGTTCTGAAGCAAATGTCACCGGTCGGCGACTTCCAGGGCATGCGGGGCGGCTTCCCTGACCGCCTTGGTGTAAGCGGTGGCCCGGTCCCGGCAGATGATCTCGGCGCCGGGATGCTCGGTGAGCCAGGCCGCGAACGTCTCCGAGGTGCGGTCGGGCAGTACGTCCACGACCCGGCCGGCTTCGACGTCGACCAGCACGGTGCCGTAGGTGCAGCCCTTGCGGAAGGCGAACTCGTCGACCCCCAGCACCCGCGGCGCACGGTCCGGCACCGTCGGCGCAGTCAACAGCCTGAGCAGCCGGGTCCGGCCCGCGGCCAGCCGCAGTCGGCGGCACAGCCGCGCGGCCGGACGGCCGCCGAGCTCGATCGACCGCAGCCAGCCTGTCAGTCCGGTGCTGGAGCGGCGGTGCCGCTCGGACAGACCCGGCACCTGCTCGACGAACGTCTTGCGGGAACAGTTCTTCCGATCACAGAAGTACCGGCGGACCTGCAGCCGGACTATGACCCGGCGAGGTCCCAATGGCCTTTCATTCAGGGCTCGTTGATACGTGCTATGTATGCGCCTCGCCTGTTTCCGGCAGTCCGGGCACCGGCCCGGGCGAGCGGTGGACACGGCCTCCACCACGAGGACGTCGGAGGAGTCGCTGACGCGCTCCACTCGCACATCGATCCCGGGAAACAGCACAGCCTCGACTGTCTTGCTTGCCATGCCGGGACATACTCTGCCGAAACGATCCCTCGCTCACCTTCCTGACCTGGGGATTCACGGAACTGCGGACAGAGCCGCGATTTTCCCCACTGCCGCTTCTTGCCTCACTTGGTTGAGCTGATCAAGGGAGTGAAAAGGGCGGAAAGCGATGAGTGAGTGTGAGGAGCTGCTGCCCGGTTGTCCCTGGCCCCGATCTTGGAGGCTAGTGCTGCCGGGTGGGTGAAACCCCCAGGGCAGGCGGCGCGGGCACCGTCTCGGTTCGTGCTCTCCGCCGACTATGAGGGGCATGGCGCAGCCGACCCCCTGCGGGCCGTGAGCCCGGCTCCCGCCCCTTCAACACAGCCGCCCGTCTGGGACCACTGCGGGCACGGCGCCGACCCCGCGACGGACCCGGTAGGCTGCCGGGGCTTTCGCGTCCCAGGCAACGCTGTATGCCTGGCCCATCTCTCACGACGCAAGCTACGCCGATACCTTGCCGGGCTGGCCCCCGGCGCCGACGTCGACCACAGCGGCACTCCCTTCACCGAGGCCCTCCTCGGCTCTCTACTCCACGCACTCCGAGACCCCGACACCCACACCGCCAGGATCGGCCGCGCCCGGTTCATGGACGCGACGTTCACCGGCGCCTGGGCCGGTTTCGGAAAATCGGGGTTCGCCGGGGCGACGTTCATTGGCCCTGCCCTGTTCGACGGGGCAACATTCGGCCTTGCCCGGTTCGACGGAGCGACGTTCGCCAGCGAGGCTGGCTTCAGCGGGGCGACGTTTACCGGCGATGCCTGCTTCGGCGGGGCGAAGTTCACCGGCTACGCCGCCTTCGGTGAGGCAAAGTTCAACTTCAACGCCAGCTTCAACCAGGCGACGTTCACCCGCGATGCCTGGTTCGCCGGGGCGACGTTCAGCAGCGGCGGCGCCTGGTTCAACAGCAGCGCCTCGTTCGACGGGACGATGTTCAACAGCAGCGCCTCGTTCGACGGGACGACGTTCACCGGCGATGCCCGGTTCGACGGGACGACGTTCACCGGCGATGCCGACTTTGGCCGAGCGACGTTCGCCCGCGATGCCTGGTTCGGCCGGGCAAGTTTCGCGGTGCCGTCGCACCTCGAACCATTGGTGTGCAGCGGGACCGTCACCCTGTCCGGAGCGGTCTTCGAAGCCCCGGTGACGCTAGAGGTCGCGGCACAGGAAGTGCACTGCGTACGGACACGGTGGGAGTCGACGGCAACCATGCGTCTGCGCTACGCGACCGTGGACCTGAGCGATGCAGTGCTGTCAGCCCCGATGGCTGTCACCGCTCACTCCACCGCCTTCGCAACTAATCTCGGCGGGACGTTGGACGAAAAAATGCTGATCCTCATCGCGCCCGACGTCCGTCTGACCTCGCTTCAGGGCGTGGACGCCGCTCACATGGTCCTAGCCGATATCGACCTGACGACCTGCCTCTTCTCCAGAGCCTTCCATCTGGACCGACTCCGCCTTGAAGGCCGCTGCGCCTTCACCCGCACGCCCACCGGTCTCCATTGGCGCAAGATCTGGCCCTACTGGTGGAGCCGTCGACGCACTTTGGCGGAGGAACACCACTGGCGAGCGCACCGGGCAGGGGCGGGCAACCCCGACCCGCCACGGGGCTGGCAGGCACGTTCGGGTCTGCCCGGCTCCGTTCGCCCGCCGAAGCCGGAGTATCTGGCCGCGACCTACCGGCAGCTGCGCAAGGCGTTCGAGGACAGCAAGAACGAGCCCGGTGCGGCGGACTTCTACTACGGCGAGATGGAGATGCGCCGTCACGATCTGGCCGGCACGACGGTCATCGAGCGCGTACTGGTTCGGGCGTACTGGCTGCTCTCCGGCTACGGCCTGCGCGCCTCCCGCGCTTTGCTCTGGCTCGGGCTCGCCATGTCCGGAACGGTCCTTGCGCTCATGTTGTGGGGCCTGCCCACGACGGTTCCGCTGCCCAGCGCAACCGGCACCGCCACAGGCAGCACCATCAGCCTGAAGACGGACAAGCCGGACCTCTCCATTACCGGTGACCGGTGGACGCTCCAGCGGGCTGACCGGGCCGTCCGGGTGTCGGTCAACGCCGTGGTCTTTCGGACCTCCGGCCAGAACCTCACCCGCGCGGGGAGCTATGTCGAGATGGTGTCCAAGATCATCGAGCCCATCCTGCTGGCTCTCGCCGTCCTCGCTGTACGAGAACGTGTCAAGCGGTAGTCAGGACCGGGCACGCAGCCAGATAGGTGGGGAGATCACCCGAGCAGGTCTGCTCCACTCCAAGCACCTGGTGGGATTTTCAACGAGCCTCATCAGCCCGCTGACCCCCTGCGAGACGACCACCGACCAGTAGGGCTGGCTGCGGCCAACTCGGGATCTCTGAGACTGAGTGATTGTCACCATGGCGCTGCTGCTGGCCGACACCTTCCGCGTCTGGATTCCGTGGGGCCCCCGTCTGGTTCAGGCCGACGGTGGTTGTGCGTGTGTGGTGGGGGTTGCGAGCTGCTCTTGTAGGCGTGCGTGGCGGAACTCGTATGCGGCGCCGGTTTGGCGGAGGACTCCTCGTTGGTGGGCTTCTTCAAGGAAGGCCATGAGGCGCCAGGGGAGTCGTCCGGCAGTGCACAGCCATAGCTGAGTGGTAAGGAACCATCCCCAGGCACTGAGGAAGATGGCGAAGGGGCTGACGAGTAGCCAGGCCGCGAGGGAGATCGGAAGGTAGTCCGACGCGGCTGTGCGCTCTTCAGGCTGATATGCGGAAACGCTGTAGAGGGACAGCACGAGGATTGCCGAGGTCATCAGCGTGATGCCTCGTGTGATGACGGTGGCCCGGTCGGTGCGCAGGCTGGCCAGGGGGCTGACGGCTCGTGCGGTGTCGGCGGGGGAGACCAGCCAGGTGTGGAGGCCGGCGGTCAGGCCGCTGACCAGGCCGAGTGCGAGGCCGATCGTCAGGCTCAGTCCAAGGGTGCGGCCGAGGAGCGCGAGCGGGGGCAGTGTGGTCAGCCATTCGGCCTCGCGGTCGGGCAGACCGGCACCGTAGGACTCGGTATATGCGCCGTTCGGGAGCCTGGCCTCAAGATGGTCGTGGATTGTCTGCGTTCTCCGAGGATCGAAGAATCTCAGCAAACGCAGCCGCAGGTGGAACTCGATGTGGCCATGGAAGGGCGTGCATTCTGTCAAGGTGTGGACCCAGCGCTGGCAGAACCGGCGGGCGTAGTCGGCGGAGGGGGCGTCGAACGGCTGGCGGCGGCCGTCGGGGAACTGTGCGACCGCTCCGTCGACCGGGTTGGGTGTGCGCACGTAGCGGTCGCCGTTGGGGCGCAGGCCGTGGAGCCATCCGTCGGGGGTGATCACATAGCGGGTGCCGTCGGCCAGGCGGTGCAGCGTGCCGTGGGGGAGGTCTTGGCGGAGGATGGTGCGGACGCTCAGGGCTGCGGTGTCGGCGATCCCGAAGACGAATCCCAGAGCCAGCCCGGCCAGCAGGCCGGTCCTGAGCCCTCGCAGCAACGAGCGCCCAAAGTGCCGGCGCACGGCGTGCGTGGAGGGTTGTGCGGATGCTGTCCCGATGGCGCGGGGGGTGTTGCGCAGTCCCAGGAAGGCCAGGCCGCCGGTCAGCACCGCGACCAGGCCGCAGGACGCGCAGGCGGTGAAGGGCGAAGGAAACAGGAAGATGGCCAAGGTCCAGTAGGCGGCGCCTGCTGCGAGCAGCACGATCACCGAGGTGGTGAGCAGTGGGTGTCTGCCGAAGGGGGCGTATGAGGGGTGTGGTTCGCCGACGACTCCCATGATGGCGAGGGCGGTGGCCAGACCGAACGCGATGGCCCATGTGGCCGGGCCGAGCCATCGTACGGCTGGGTCCGGTTGGGGAAGGGACGTGTACCAGGCCAGGGGTGTTCACGAGTGGGTCTGATCAGGCACGACTCGCCAGCTGGAAGACCTTTTCCCGTGAGACGTGTGATCGTTGCCCGTCAGGCTGCGGTCAGCCACCGTGGAGGCTCCAGTCGTCGGGGCCGCGTTCGAGGCGATGGCTTCTCAGGCGTGCCGGGACCAGAAGGCGACGAACGTGATGTAGGCGATGGCGGCGGTGGCGACGAACCAGAAGTACGGGTCGCCGCTTCGTCCGGATGCCAGGTCACCGATGAAGGCGTAGAGGTTCCCCACGGTGAGCACCACGCCCGTGCCGGCCCAGGCTCGCCCTGAGATCCGGGCGAAGCGCTCGTCGGGTTCCTTCTCGGTGAGGCCCTGGTAGGTCTCGTTCCGGCGTCCCAGCAGCACTAAGACAAGGCTGCAGACCGCCAGGATCCCGAACGTCACCAGGCCGATAGCGAGGCGGCCCCCGAAAGCCGCGGCCACGAGGCAGACAACTCCGAGGACGAGGAAGAAGCCGGGGACGGACCGCCTGGCTGTGTTACTGGTCATCTGCTGGGTCCTCTTCGGCATGGAACATCTCCTCAACGCTGACTTCGAAGAACTTGGCCAGGGACATGGCGAGCGGCAGGGAAGGTGTGTACCGCTCGGTCTCGATGGCGTTGATCGTTTGCCGTGAGACCCCCAGGGCCGTGCCTAGCTGACCCTGGGAGAGTCCACGTTCCGACCGCAGTTTCCTGACGCTGTTTCGCACATGTAAAGCTTACTTGTCACCCCTCGTCGGTTGTCAAGCTTGCTTTACAGACAGGGCGGGGCTTGCAGGGCGCCTCGGGCGCCGTGCTGGTGGTCAGCCCGGCAGGAAGGGCGAGTGCATCCCCAGTCGAAGAACAGAAGGAGTTCAGGGTCCACAGGCGGATGGTGGTTGCGGTGTCCCGCATCAGTCCGGGGATCGGGGCCACCATGTCGGCAAGGCTGGCATGCCGGGGGCGGAGGTCAGGTCGGCAGGACTGCGCGCGCAAGGGCGGCTTGCCCTCAACTGCCAGACAGGGTTGTGCATTTGGCTGTCTGGCATGGCTGG is a genomic window of Streptomyces griseochromogenes containing:
- a CDS encoding DUF998 domain-containing protein, producing the protein MKSRIGYAAWVAGVAQFFVAHVIAESAWARPYSWARNNISDLGNAHCAMQSEPEPRYICSPEHGLMNASFITLGTLLAVGVFFTGAVWRRGASPLVVRWLLACAGMGFVITGLAPADVHENQHVLGALLIMAMGNIGLVLAGVGLADDVPGPLRWATSLLGVTALIAFGLFLSHRYLGLGMGGMERVAAFPLLVWALVTGVRGLFHQATRMRMQDAPPKRHGMQASHS
- a CDS encoding ISL3 family transposase, with amino-acid sequence MASKTVEAVLFPGIDVRVERVSDSSDVLVVEAVSTARPGRCPDCRKQARRIHSTYQRALNERPLGPRRVIVRLQVRRYFCDRKNCSRKTFVEQVPGLSERHRRSSTGLTGWLRSIELGGRPAARLCRRLRLAAGRTRLLRLLTAPTVPDRAPRVLGVDEFAFRKGCTYGTVLVDVEAGRVVDVLPDRTSETFAAWLTEHPGAEIICRDRATAYTKAVREAAPHALEVADR
- a CDS encoding transposase, coding for MRPREKLTESQDERLLQVRLACPDIARACDLARAFADLVRHQRGYLLLEWIRQAEQDAPKPMKGFAGFLRQDLDAVTAGLTLPWSSGVVEGHVNRVKTLKRAMYGRASFALLRARILTQP
- a CDS encoding AMP-binding protein, yielding MSLTLIERFLRGLEISPDRDAVRVGSDLVTYRQAHETALLWAGSLMADGSHGSVGVLAGKSRAAYVGLLAVLYAGGTVVPLQPSFPAKLTRRMMKMAGVDKLIADDRGLAVLPEILDEEMTVRVLDTDGLADNFPTIPVTSDSALSAPVQVAADGPAYILFTSGSTGVPKGVPISHRGFATYFGELDRRCDFGSNDVFSQTFDLNFDLGIHDVFAAWGAGATLQEVPPSAYRDLPAYVAEHGITVWNSTPSGIWMTREMEGLEKGALNGLRWSFFGGEALRCQDVEDWLVAAPGSKLDNIYGPTEFSIGICWHRWLGEESKKRGVNGTVPIGKVHAGHDFRLVTEQGEQSSVEGELWVTGPQISTGYLDPAENEGRFVDLDGRRWYRTGDRVRATPDGDLSYIGRLDSQVKVHAWRIELAEVDHVVSECDGVRDAVTVPKPAEHGTELIVFYTGDEVPESTLANGVRAVLPYTVLPRRYVHLDEFPLNSNRKVDRLALRKRAEELRG
- a CDS encoding pentapeptide repeat-containing protein yields the protein MAPGADVDHSGTPFTEALLGSLLHALRDPDTHTARIGRARFMDATFTGAWAGFGKSGFAGATFIGPALFDGATFGLARFDGATFASEAGFSGATFTGDACFGGAKFTGYAAFGEAKFNFNASFNQATFTRDAWFAGATFSSGGAWFNSSASFDGTMFNSSASFDGTTFTGDARFDGTTFTGDADFGRATFARDAWFGRASFAVPSHLEPLVCSGTVTLSGAVFEAPVTLEVAAQEVHCVRTRWESTATMRLRYATVDLSDAVLSAPMAVTAHSTAFATNLGGTLDEKMLILIAPDVRLTSLQGVDAAHMVLADIDLTTCLFSRAFHLDRLRLEGRCAFTRTPTGLHWRKIWPYWWSRRRTLAEEHHWRAHRAGAGNPDPPRGWQARSGLPGSVRPPKPEYLAATYRQLRKAFEDSKNEPGAADFYYGEMEMRRHDLAGTTVIERVLVRAYWLLSGYGLRASRALLWLGLAMSGTVLALMLWGLPTTVPLPSATGTATGSTISLKTDKPDLSITGDRWTLQRADRAVRVSVNAVVFRTSGQNLTRAGSYVEMVSKIIEPILLALAVLAVRERVKR
- a CDS encoding DUF6207 family protein, whose translation is MNSINETHVSEPGLLVVDVAAADDATALTFQQLLADRWATSPAQHTTRDAGEPGVRLRCYLDLRQPISPAAPAEGLPPASAAAFR
- a CDS encoding helix-turn-helix transcriptional regulator; the encoded protein is MRNSVRKLRSERGLSQGQLGTALGVSRQTINAIETERYTPSLPLAMSLAKFFEVSVEEMFHAEEDPADDQ